From Pseudomonas fluorescens:
TGAACTCAAGGCCGGTATAGGGCTGGAAAAGATCCGCCGCCGGCACCACGACTTCGAACAGGGTGGTGCGATACACGCATGGACTGGCGCAGAGTTGCTCCAGCACACTACGCAGGCGTTCGGTCAGGCTGGACTGAGGCGTCGTGAAGGGCTCCATGTCGGTGGGCTCGTCATTAGAGTACGTCCACACCCGAGTTTCGTTTGGGTTTTGGCTACCGCGCAGGTCGATGATGATGAGGTCTGCTCTTGCCATCGCCTCGTTCTCGAAATGGCCCTTCAACTGGTTTACAGCGGGCCTGTCGTGAGCGCCGGGCCATTTGAGGATCCAGTTAAAGACCTTCTCGATGTCGGCGTCCCAATTCGTGCTGCCGCAGTTCTCCTTGAGCTGGACCATCACCGAATGCAGGTGGATCGCGAACTGTTCAATGTTCGTCAGCCCGCAATCCTCGGGGGCGACCAGTCCGTCCAGCAACTGCAGTAGCGACAGGGGGCGGGTCGGGCGCTCTGATGTTCCGCGCCGGAACCGTCGGGAGATGGCCTGGATAAAATCCGTGGTCATCCCTTGGCTTGTGCCGAGTATCCGTTCCAGTTCCGCCAGAGCGCCTTGGTCGGTGGCGAGGGAACCCAAGACTTGCGACTGCTCCTCCATGTTGTGATCGCGATAGGAGACGGACATCCGGTTGTTGAGAGCCCAGGGAGAGGCGTCCATCGCCTTGCGCACCTCTTCGATATTCAGCCCTTCCAATGTGTCCTGGCCTGCAAGGGCCTTCATGAGGGCGGAGGAAAACCCCCCGGTCTGTCGTACTTGATCGTTGCCGGCCGATTGGCCGGGACGTGCGGCGTTGAAGATATATTGATGGCTATCAGGCACCGTCCTTGGTGAATCTTGAATGGCCAGGCATTTCAGGGGGAGGCCTCCCGGCAGGGTCGCGCAGATGTCCTGGATGATCCACTGGCGGTGGAAGCGGTTCGCGCCGGTGTAGTAGGCGAACCGGTTGGCAATCCCTGTCAGGTTCACCACGTGGCATTGGCGCTCGGAGGCATCGGCAGTAACCAGGTAGCGCTTTGGTGCTTCTCCACCTTCCCACAGGCCATGACCGCCCAGGTAAAGGACCAAGGTTTTCACGCCGACACCGTCCGGTGTGAGCAGGTTCTGGGGCTCCAGGATGTCG
This genomic window contains:
- a CDS encoding caspase family protein, producing the protein MKLGSAANTYAIVVGIECYRQAGWTLNGPAMDALRMANWLLEKGVLPGNMKVLINEDTDISEALGEQREQLKACLRDAGVELRQNPTRQELDDILEPQNLLTPDGVGVKTLVLYLGGHGLWEGGEAPKRYLVTADASERQCHVVNLTGIANRFAYYTGANRFHRQWIIQDICATLPGGLPLKCLAIQDSPRTVPDSHQYIFNAARPGQSAGNDQVRQTGGFSSALMKALAGQDTLEGLNIEEVRKAMDASPWALNNRMSVSYRDHNMEEQSQVLGSLATDQGALAELERILGTSQGMTTDFIQAISRRFRRGTSERPTRPLSLLQLLDGLVAPEDCGLTNIEQFAIHLHSVMVQLKENCGSTNWDADIEKVFNWILKWPGAHDRPAVNQLKGHFENEAMARADLIIIDLRGSQNPNETRVWTYSNDEPTDMEPFTTPQSSLTERLRSVLEQLCASPCVYRTTLFEVVVPAADLFQPYTGLEFIRDEVPAYLGHGESLLALRILERWTDERWNRVWKRHWKDAKVNSGRPPKMAWLSSGTAMPRSDWLWHGTAHLDTQRADLERLLKQGAACATWCEPAHMEQVTAIVESGLFAYLHQTRTELATLNAQGQHGITCIFDNPDQIPDGAGGFSSRFKQPS